From the Lentisphaera araneosa HTCC2155 genome, one window contains:
- a CDS encoding type II secretion system protein yields MRKDKTHRVPSGSGLRAQGSGLRAQGSGLDNKQFTLIELLMVVAIIGILASFLIPVLSNAREKAKSVSCASTMKQLGISFIMFTADNDFYMPTSNHGYKGRVTWDDHLAGYDGRDSLSGAAKGGSTFPKTIYGDNYAQAYTCASDPGIRYYGKSKNTSTRSYSMTYMRVGDGLGETGIYLKYKGVGGKTNGGTPISRKLSSMGNTSGTITLVENQSTENILGNGWQPTRHANAYYNKYINVKLPHLKQKSNYLMADGHVEKFNFLNTLIKTDGTSALPFINYDISDTYWDASR; encoded by the coding sequence ATGAGAAAAGACAAAACACACCGCGTTCCTTCAGGCTCAGGGCTCAGGGCTCAGGGCTCAGGGCTCAGGGCTCAGGGCTCAGGGCTTGACAATAAACAATTTACTTTAATCGAGCTTTTAATGGTAGTAGCTATTATTGGTATCCTCGCATCTTTCTTAATTCCAGTTTTAAGCAATGCAAGAGAAAAGGCAAAATCAGTATCCTGCGCGAGTACCATGAAACAACTGGGCATCTCTTTTATCATGTTTACAGCTGACAATGATTTTTACATGCCTACCTCAAACCATGGTTACAAAGGGCGTGTAACCTGGGATGATCACCTAGCCGGCTATGATGGTAGAGACTCACTTTCAGGAGCAGCAAAAGGTGGTTCGACTTTTCCAAAAACTATTTATGGTGATAATTATGCTCAAGCCTACACGTGTGCATCAGATCCTGGAATCAGATACTATGGTAAAAGTAAAAATACATCTACTCGCAGTTACTCGATGACTTACATGAGGGTTGGCGATGGACTAGGTGAAACAGGTATTTATCTTAAATATAAGGGTGTTGGTGGTAAAACCAACGGTGGCACACCAATATCTAGAAAGCTCAGTAGCATGGGCAATACCTCTGGGACAATAACTTTAGTTGAAAATCAATCCACTGAGAATATTTTAGGAAATGGATGGCAACCGACTCGACATGCCAATGCATACTACAATAAATACATCAATGTAAAACTCCCACACCTTAAGCAAAAATCTAACTACCTCATGGCCGATGGCCATGTAGAAAAGTTCAACTTTCTAAATACCTTGATCAAAACTGACGGCACTAGTGCATTGCCATTTATAAATTATGATATCTCAGATACTTACTGGGATGCCTCAAGATAA
- a CDS encoding transposase: MAHNRVKESCSDQAVYYLVTNRIAGGRMLFKDVEKYKFKELLFAGSAKLSYQVIDYVFMDNHFHLLIKVPPTSEMDDLELLSRYRLYRKNEEINFINSEQKDDFREQIHDISFIIGNFEQRFVQWFNREHQSWGRLFGQRFDSEMIEVSAQSDSLLRVMAYISLNPVRAGIVTDPKDFFFCGYADRLAGGSVGDCDNDFFDLFCRNIETEDEKSKRKHFREVFRAYMLGLRRYKNADSQTLAEFFREVNLSEKLAWDDLFIHKCRFFTKCLVIGSEAFVREKLAKFSGKMKWKRIHEPYTEDEWNDIYSLKPRRRSG; this comes from the coding sequence ATGGCTCATAATCGTGTAAAGGAAAGTTGTTCGGATCAGGCAGTTTATTATCTTGTGACTAATCGTATTGCTGGTGGTCGCATGTTATTCAAAGATGTCGAGAAATATAAGTTCAAGGAACTGTTATTTGCTGGTTCGGCAAAGCTCAGTTATCAGGTGATTGATTATGTTTTTATGGATAATCATTTTCATTTATTGATTAAAGTCCCACCAACTTCTGAGATGGATGATTTGGAATTATTGAGTCGTTATCGGCTTTATAGGAAGAACGAAGAAATCAATTTTATTAACTCAGAGCAGAAGGATGATTTCAGAGAACAAATTCATGACATCTCGTTTATTATTGGAAACTTTGAGCAGAGATTTGTTCAGTGGTTCAATCGAGAACATCAGTCTTGGGGTCGTCTCTTTGGTCAGAGATTTGATTCGGAAATGATTGAGGTTTCAGCTCAGTCAGATTCTCTGCTTCGAGTCATGGCGTACATCTCATTGAATCCAGTTAGAGCTGGAATTGTTACTGACCCAAAAGATTTCTTTTTCTGTGGATATGCTGATCGCCTCGCTGGTGGAAGTGTTGGAGACTGTGATAATGACTTCTTTGATCTCTTTTGTCGTAACATTGAGACGGAGGACGAAAAAAGTAAGAGAAAGCATTTTAGGGAGGTTTTTAGAGCTTATATGCTCGGCTTGCGTCGGTATAAGAATGCTGATTCGCAAACCTTGGCGGAGTTCTTCCGAGAAGTCAATTTATCTGAGAAATTAGCCTGGGATGATCTCTTTATTCACAAGTGTCGATTCTTCACCAAATGCCTAGTCATTGGCTCTGAGGCTTTCGTTCGAGAGAAACTGGCTAAGTTCTCAGGCAAGATGAAATGGAAAAGAATTCATGAGCCTTACACTGAGGATGAATGGAATGATATTTATTCCCTCAAGCCAAGGCGACGATCAGGCTGA
- the ppc gene encoding phosphoenolpyruvate carboxylase has protein sequence MKQKSPLKQDIKMLGALLGDTIKTQVGQEFFDKLENIRLLSKRARKNDDEAADKELKDLIRGLSNEELKNLVRAFGQFLNLANLAEAHHFMSDMKDFEEGALTKHLTKLTQIIPELLANGRSKEEIINTIAGMNIELVMTAHPTEVKRRTWLHKHAQINTLLDQKENYRMTPSEQKDNINRIAVLITSLWESDEIRRVRPTPFEEAKWGLAIIEDTVWDAVPRFMLELDAIVESFTGEKLPTWAAPIKFASWMGGDRDGNPNVTHETTEQVCLRNRWTASDLYHKEVNKAIQRISETDCSAELRAIVGDVHEPYRVFLRPFRARFLETKKWTQAQLEGKSYEPQLPLMEDINEFLDALHICHRSLVECSGKDLADASVLKIIRRASCFGLNILKLDVRQESTRHSDVINAITEHLELGSYDEWDEAKKQEFLVRELKSKRPLLPRDIQFDADCQEVVDTVKTIAKQPEEALGAYVISMSRAASDVLAVHLLQKECGVKKPLRVAPLFETLEDLENSGEIMDTLFGIDWYKGASHGEQEVMIGYSDSGKDAGKLAASWAQYTAQEALHQVSEKHGIKLTLFHGRGGSVGRGGGPVEHALMSQPPGTVDGRMRVTEQGEVLQAKYSTIDVACHNLLLYVTAVLQATLAKPPVPKPEWRELMDKMSVISCDAYRDIVRGRENFVKYFRQVTPEQELGRLHIGSRPAKRKKSGGIESLRAIPWIFAWTQIRLMLPSWLGVGEALKVALEDGKHDQLQEMIQDWPFFYFLMDMIDMVMVKTDHRVAKYYDEILADDDVKELGLELRTKLKQTLETSQKVVAGLSTQEERVALRASIKVRNPYADTLNYLQGECMRRLYKENQDGDPVLEDAVMATIAGIAAAMKNTG, from the coding sequence GTGAAACAAAAATCACCTCTCAAACAAGATATTAAAATGCTGGGCGCTCTTCTCGGAGATACGATCAAAACTCAGGTAGGTCAGGAATTTTTTGACAAACTTGAAAACATTCGTTTACTCTCAAAGCGTGCTCGCAAAAACGACGATGAAGCTGCAGATAAAGAACTTAAAGATCTTATTCGCGGACTTTCTAATGAAGAACTTAAAAACTTAGTACGTGCTTTTGGTCAGTTCTTAAACCTTGCTAACCTCGCAGAAGCGCACCACTTCATGAGTGATATGAAGGACTTTGAAGAAGGCGCCCTCACAAAACACTTAACGAAACTCACGCAGATTATTCCAGAGCTTCTAGCTAACGGCAGAAGTAAAGAAGAAATTATCAATACAATTGCAGGGATGAATATTGAGTTGGTGATGACGGCTCACCCAACAGAAGTGAAGCGTAGAACGTGGTTGCATAAGCACGCGCAAATCAATACTCTTCTCGATCAGAAAGAAAATTACCGCATGACGCCTTCTGAGCAAAAAGATAATATTAACAGGATTGCGGTTCTTATTACTTCTCTTTGGGAATCAGATGAAATTCGCCGTGTCAGACCGACTCCTTTTGAAGAAGCCAAGTGGGGTCTCGCTATCATTGAAGACACGGTGTGGGACGCAGTACCACGCTTTATGCTTGAGCTCGATGCAATTGTCGAGAGCTTTACGGGTGAAAAACTCCCGACTTGGGCAGCTCCAATTAAATTTGCTTCATGGATGGGTGGAGACCGCGATGGTAACCCGAATGTAACACACGAAACAACCGAGCAAGTCTGCCTGCGTAATCGCTGGACCGCATCTGATCTCTATCACAAAGAAGTTAATAAAGCGATTCAAAGAATCTCAGAGACTGATTGTAGTGCTGAGCTTCGTGCCATCGTCGGTGACGTTCACGAGCCTTACCGTGTTTTCCTTAGACCTTTCCGAGCACGTTTCCTCGAAACTAAAAAATGGACTCAAGCTCAGCTCGAAGGCAAATCTTACGAGCCTCAGTTGCCATTGATGGAAGATATCAACGAGTTCCTCGACGCGCTTCACATCTGTCACCGTTCACTCGTTGAATGCAGTGGTAAAGACCTGGCCGATGCGAGTGTTTTAAAAATCATTCGTCGCGCAAGTTGCTTTGGACTCAATATTTTAAAACTTGATGTACGTCAAGAATCAACTCGTCACAGCGACGTGATTAACGCGATTACGGAACACCTCGAACTCGGTAGTTACGATGAGTGGGATGAAGCGAAGAAGCAAGAATTCCTCGTTCGCGAGTTAAAGAGCAAACGTCCACTTTTACCTAGAGATATTCAGTTTGATGCCGACTGCCAAGAAGTTGTTGATACAGTGAAAACAATTGCCAAACAGCCAGAAGAAGCTTTAGGTGCTTATGTCATTTCTATGTCGAGAGCCGCTTCCGATGTCTTAGCTGTGCACCTGCTTCAGAAAGAGTGTGGCGTTAAAAAACCTTTGCGCGTCGCCCCTTTGTTCGAAACTCTTGAAGACCTCGAGAATTCTGGTGAGATCATGGATACGCTCTTTGGTATTGATTGGTATAAAGGAGCCAGTCACGGCGAACAAGAAGTAATGATCGGGTATTCAGATTCTGGTAAAGATGCGGGTAAACTCGCCGCAAGTTGGGCGCAGTATACGGCTCAAGAAGCTTTGCACCAGGTTAGTGAAAAACACGGTATCAAATTAACACTTTTCCACGGTCGTGGTGGTTCAGTGGGTCGCGGTGGCGGTCCAGTTGAGCATGCACTCATGTCGCAGCCTCCTGGAACAGTTGATGGTCGCATGCGTGTGACAGAGCAGGGCGAAGTTCTTCAGGCTAAATACTCAACAATTGATGTGGCTTGTCATAACCTTCTTCTCTACGTGACGGCGGTACTTCAAGCCACACTTGCCAAGCCCCCAGTGCCTAAACCTGAGTGGCGCGAACTCATGGACAAGATGTCAGTGATTTCTTGTGACGCGTATCGCGATATCGTTCGCGGGCGCGAAAATTTTGTAAAATACTTCCGTCAGGTAACTCCTGAGCAAGAACTCGGTCGCCTTCATATTGGTAGCCGTCCTGCCAAACGTAAAAAGAGTGGTGGCATTGAATCACTCCGTGCAATCCCTTGGATTTTTGCATGGACACAGATTCGCTTAATGCTTCCTTCTTGGCTCGGTGTGGGTGAAGCCCTCAAAGTGGCTCTCGAAGATGGTAAGCACGATCAGCTTCAAGAAATGATTCAAGATTGGCCCTTCTTCTACTTCCTCATGGATATGATTGACATGGTTATGGTGAAGACAGATCACCGCGTCGCTAAATATTACGATGAAATTCTTGCAGATGACGACGTCAAAGAGCTCGGCCTTGAGCTTAGAACGAAATTGAAGCAGACTTTAGAAACTTCTCAGAAAGTCGTCGCGGGTCTCAGTACTCAAGAAGAGCGTGTCGCACTACGTGCATCAATTAAAGTACGTAACCCCTATGCCGACACCCTCAACTACCTTCAAGGTGAGTGTATGCGTCGTCTCTACAAAGAGAACCAAGATGGCGACCCCGTCTTGGAAGACGCAGTCATGGCGACCATTGCGGGTATCGCAGCCGCTATGAAAAATACGGGTTAA
- a CDS encoding Bax inhibitor-1 family protein gives MRSNIATQQSLMDENARARFITKTYINLFGAVMAFMAIESFLLDSPQAREIAIRALQAGWLWVLGGFMVVSWIATSMARAASKPVQYAGLFLYTGAYACLFLPLMMYALQVVPDGGLVFKAAMITLSGFIALTGIAFVTRKNFSFLRGFLMWGMGLAVITIFAGSLMGFNLGLWFSVAMVGLSGAGILYSTSNIIHEYNEDDYVGASLELFASLATMFWYILQIVISLSGDD, from the coding sequence ATGAGATCAAATATAGCAACACAGCAATCCTTGATGGATGAAAACGCCCGAGCGCGTTTCATCACAAAAACCTACATCAATCTATTTGGTGCCGTTATGGCCTTTATGGCGATTGAATCATTTCTCTTAGACAGCCCGCAAGCTCGTGAAATTGCGATTCGAGCTTTACAGGCAGGATGGTTATGGGTTCTAGGAGGATTTATGGTCGTTTCATGGATTGCTACATCTATGGCGAGAGCGGCGAGTAAACCCGTTCAGTACGCAGGCCTATTTTTGTATACAGGTGCTTATGCTTGCCTCTTCTTACCACTGATGATGTATGCACTGCAAGTTGTGCCTGATGGTGGTTTGGTGTTTAAAGCCGCTATGATAACGCTTTCAGGTTTCATTGCATTGACGGGGATTGCTTTTGTTACGCGCAAAAACTTTTCTTTTCTACGTGGCTTTCTCATGTGGGGAATGGGACTTGCGGTAATCACAATTTTTGCAGGTAGTTTGATGGGCTTTAATCTAGGTCTTTGGTTTTCAGTCGCGATGGTGGGCCTTTCTGGCGCGGGTATTTTGTATAGTACTTCTAATATCATTCACGAGTATAATGAAGATGATTATGTCGGTGCTTCTCTCGAACTCTTCGCTTCACTCGCGACAATGTTCTGGTATATCTTACAAATTGTCATCAGTTTAAGTGGTGATGATTAA
- a CDS encoding type I 3-dehydroquinate dehydratase, with translation MNSFFIVGTISSLDTLRDLSEHPSKLEGCDVVELRFDEYMDLNEAKSLARELSQHRPILITIRTNKEGGTWQIDDAHRFEFFKEFFDIATYADIELKSDLFAYQKRSDFPENMTIISSFHNYDQCPSESEMAQLIKQGEDWGVDIVKLAVFCNEEADRATLENVLTSHPNSSLALMGMGPEGLETRFTLPKLGSKFTYGFLDKPAAPGQPSCRALAQKLK, from the coding sequence ATGAACTCATTTTTTATTGTCGGCACAATTTCATCTCTCGACACTCTACGTGATCTATCTGAACACCCCTCGAAATTAGAAGGTTGTGACGTAGTTGAATTGCGTTTTGATGAATACATGGATTTGAATGAAGCGAAATCTTTAGCCCGAGAGCTGAGTCAGCATCGTCCGATTCTCATTACGATTCGCACAAATAAAGAAGGTGGGACTTGGCAAATTGACGACGCCCATCGCTTTGAGTTTTTTAAAGAGTTTTTTGACATTGCGACCTACGCAGATATTGAACTCAAAAGTGACTTATTTGCCTATCAAAAGCGTAGTGACTTTCCCGAAAATATGACCATTATCTCTTCTTTTCATAATTATGATCAATGTCCAAGTGAAAGCGAAATGGCTCAGTTAATTAAGCAAGGTGAGGACTGGGGCGTGGATATCGTGAAGCTCGCCGTTTTTTGCAATGAAGAAGCTGACCGTGCGACTTTAGAAAATGTCCTCACTTCTCACCCGAACTCGAGCTTAGCGCTTATGGGCATGGGGCCAGAGGGGCTAGAGACACGATTTACTTTGCCGAAATTAGGCTCAAAATTTACCTATGGTTTTTTAGATAAACCCGCAGCACCAGGGCAACCGTCATGTCGTGCCCTAGCACAAAAACTTAAATAA
- a CDS encoding protein kinase domain-containing protein, with product MKFKLTCNSCEHVMDLEGTIHVDRFKCVKCGADIELREGRMEEGVRIAGKYQTLYKTNDDGYSSTYICKDLNNDDLKLLRIYDKTLTNLISNPKEFIELVGAVSFMAGENHMLIIDTGLSDKYLYQVMPFRKLESIEQLVDYGYIWASDQALDLIYELVKSLEEGVKNISNGHFNLNPNNIFISSKGKVRYQGFGVAPQLMSEKSFAKSEVHFFDVYYLSPELARGKDYPTQASDIYSLGMILYYMIVGTTPCVSSDGEGVDYNNLVFPQSVETELDQGFLKIFKSITENDPENRPQSFKEFRQQLEIYFSAKNHQNLNQMEGEKTDLYKKDLYNKKVINLLNPLGDFKSKNLNAPMSANTVRRRMATQTALDIPIDLSEKLNDKKRVKRRRIKAHVSPTKIERVNGRVQNQASEKSREPLFIGMFIVLAISLTYLVFTNMPEEKQVAPLIVENEKKLVIEENQNEELDEIINSSKKQPEFTLNKKFYLIEIRKAEPDFVKLDKQLLQDLGQANQKQKVELKKIAKEINKAKLAEQRRIIINLKSEVGTAVFNREYNEALEIYTNYEGPFAQETLKIREELLIELKNKIKQKELIDKHKQDLAKSLIEVDLREKLNVIVENLFAKEHKLASAGMKELLPLHDSVDLLSFSKLVEKSSIETINTEIITTLATQDNVQISVNFNGSDFNASIISCDLDNLTVEVNLNHSKGVIKKTYSIEELKGEELQKWIAYGDDESTKAFLTTIFYVYRDDLISADKSLESYRKSYGDILSLELKDRLVNLANEEMERLFEMYDYPYLSKETKSLVSDDLIAFSHQLRQLFKLYSKRVDFKGGNDYYVSLLNQFNELTETGVSEGVFINNSHSNLYFNKQLSEKYNTVRVLPGDYVGDLKIEGRKVNLIGTKNVTIKGNLIVASSNVQIKNIILIGRVLIYDKGSDVNITNCMIKGPLISRKEGDNINIFNSILSGISGAKNKNIYVKNSILKKPVYDLRYVINGNADYEFENCIIYSSDALIQFNRESKKGDYKNCLLYAPGSISAGHKGATYSLEEADGKVGNFYKCILAKPKFKKASKGDFTLLELSAGYLKGSDKKSIGVRMNEDLDLR from the coding sequence CGTATTGCGGGGAAATATCAAACTCTTTACAAAACAAATGATGATGGCTATAGTTCTACTTATATCTGTAAAGATTTAAATAATGATGATTTGAAGTTACTTAGAATTTATGACAAGACCTTAACAAATCTGATTAGTAATCCCAAAGAGTTTATTGAATTAGTTGGCGCAGTGTCTTTCATGGCAGGTGAAAATCACATGTTGATTATTGACACAGGCTTATCGGATAAATATTTGTACCAAGTTATGCCGTTTAGAAAACTTGAAAGTATCGAGCAACTTGTAGATTATGGGTATATCTGGGCTTCTGATCAGGCATTGGATCTTATTTATGAGTTGGTAAAATCTTTGGAGGAAGGTGTCAAAAATATTTCAAACGGTCATTTTAATTTAAATCCAAATAATATTTTTATTTCAAGCAAAGGGAAAGTACGCTATCAAGGCTTTGGTGTCGCACCACAGCTGATGAGTGAAAAATCTTTTGCAAAATCAGAAGTTCATTTTTTTGATGTTTATTACTTGAGCCCTGAATTAGCTAGAGGTAAAGATTATCCAACTCAAGCTAGTGATATATACTCATTAGGTATGATTCTGTATTATATGATTGTTGGAACAACGCCATGTGTATCTTCAGATGGTGAAGGTGTCGACTACAACAATCTTGTGTTTCCCCAATCAGTCGAAACTGAGCTTGATCAAGGTTTCCTTAAAATATTTAAGTCTATCACCGAAAATGATCCAGAAAATAGACCGCAAAGTTTTAAAGAATTTAGGCAGCAATTAGAGATTTATTTTTCTGCGAAAAATCATCAAAACCTTAATCAAATGGAAGGTGAAAAAACCGATTTATATAAGAAAGACTTATATAATAAAAAAGTTATTAATCTACTCAATCCCTTAGGTGATTTTAAATCTAAAAATCTTAATGCACCTATGAGTGCTAATACCGTTCGTCGAAGAATGGCGACTCAAACTGCTTTAGATATTCCCATCGATTTGAGTGAAAAGCTTAATGACAAAAAGCGTGTTAAACGCAGACGAATTAAAGCTCATGTTTCACCTACCAAAATTGAGCGTGTAAATGGCAGAGTACAAAACCAAGCAAGTGAAAAATCTAGGGAGCCGCTTTTTATAGGGATGTTTATAGTTTTAGCAATTAGTTTAACATACTTGGTTTTTACTAATATGCCTGAAGAAAAACAGGTGGCGCCATTGATTGTTGAAAATGAAAAAAAACTAGTCATTGAGGAGAATCAAAATGAAGAATTAGATGAAATAATTAATTCGTCAAAAAAACAGCCTGAGTTTACATTAAACAAAAAATTCTATCTAATTGAAATTAGAAAAGCTGAGCCTGATTTTGTTAAGCTCGATAAACAATTGCTTCAAGATTTAGGCCAAGCAAATCAAAAGCAGAAGGTAGAATTAAAAAAGATAGCTAAGGAAATAAACAAGGCGAAGTTAGCTGAGCAAAGAAGAATCATTATTAATTTAAAATCAGAAGTAGGTACAGCTGTTTTTAACAGGGAATACAATGAAGCTTTAGAAATTTATACTAATTATGAAGGGCCATTTGCTCAAGAAACTTTGAAAATTAGAGAAGAGTTGCTTATCGAATTAAAAAATAAAATCAAACAAAAAGAGCTAATAGATAAGCATAAACAAGATCTTGCGAAAAGTTTAATTGAAGTTGATTTACGAGAAAAACTGAATGTGATAGTAGAAAACCTCTTTGCAAAGGAACATAAATTAGCTAGTGCAGGCATGAAAGAATTATTACCCTTACATGACTCAGTAGATTTGCTCAGTTTTTCAAAACTCGTTGAAAAATCAAGTATAGAGACAATAAATACAGAAATTATAACTACTTTGGCAACTCAAGATAATGTTCAAATCTCAGTTAATTTTAATGGAAGCGATTTTAACGCAAGCATAATTTCTTGCGATTTAGATAATTTAACCGTTGAGGTGAACTTAAATCACTCCAAGGGTGTTATTAAGAAGACCTACAGTATAGAAGAATTGAAAGGAGAAGAATTGCAAAAGTGGATTGCTTATGGTGACGATGAATCAACTAAAGCATTTCTAACTACAATTTTTTATGTGTATAGAGACGATTTAATCTCTGCCGATAAGTCTTTAGAAAGTTACAGGAAAAGTTATGGTGACATCCTTAGCTTGGAGTTAAAGGATCGCTTGGTTAATTTGGCTAATGAGGAGATGGAAAGACTTTTTGAAATGTATGATTACCCTTATTTAAGCAAAGAAACTAAGAGTTTAGTCAGTGATGACTTAATTGCTTTTTCACATCAGTTGAGACAATTGTTTAAATTGTATTCTAAGAGAGTAGATTTCAAAGGCGGTAATGATTATTACGTAAGCTTGTTAAATCAGTTTAATGAATTGACTGAAACGGGTGTGTCTGAAGGGGTATTCATAAATAATTCACACAGTAATTTATATTTTAATAAGCAACTTTCAGAAAAATATAATACGGTTAGGGTTTTACCTGGAGATTATGTAGGCGATTTAAAAATTGAAGGAAGAAAAGTCAATCTTATTGGAACAAAAAATGTTACTATTAAAGGAAATTTAATTGTGGCATCTTCTAATGTACAAATTAAAAATATAATCTTAATTGGTCGGGTACTCATTTATGATAAAGGTAGTGATGTAAATATAACTAACTGTATGATAAAAGGGCCATTAATTTCTAGAAAAGAGGGTGACAATATCAATATTTTCAACTCTATACTTTCGGGTATTAGTGGAGCGAAAAATAAAAATATTTATGTTAAAAATTCAATTTTAAAGAAACCTGTATATGACTTGCGATATGTGATTAACGGTAATGCAGATTATGAGTTTGAAAATTGTATCATATATTCTTCGGACGCACTCATTCAGTTTAACAGAGAAAGTAAAAAAGGTGATTATAAGAATTGCCTATTGTATGCACCAGGTTCTATTTCAGCAGGCCACAAAGGCGCCACTTATTCTTTAGAAGAAGCAGATGGTAAAGTCGGTAACTTTTATAAATGTATTTTAGCGAAGCCAAAGTTTAAAAAAGCTAGCAAAGGCGATTTCACTTTGTTAGAATTAAGTGCAGGTTATTTAAAAGGTAGTGACAAAAAATCTATAGGCGTAAGAATGAACGAAGATTTAGATTTACGCTGA